From Alteribacter keqinensis, one genomic window encodes:
- a CDS encoding ABC transporter substrate-binding protein codes for MKTKPWFAGGLLAGAAMLAGCGEDAGDGTVQLEFFSNKTENTGTYQALIEEFEEQHPGIEVNLYAPPDAETVLRTRLVKDDMPDLLAIAGSALYGELVSAGMLQDYEGDPVLDNIQESYLGMLEELEGSDTPGIHGVPFAANANTVIYNKEMMEELGGDIPETWDEFIELLEMAEEAEEIPILFTLQEAWTIMPAWNALAGNLQPERFAERKSEGELTFANTHVEVTEKLEELLEYGHSRMHGIGYNDGNREFSQGNGLLYFQGNWAVPEILSLNPDMELGVFALPVTNNPEENKLVSGVDVLLTALEDTDHPEETDAFISFLLEEGPSTQYMEEQAAFSVLQGVVTDDPAMEGIADHFENDQITSFPDHFYLPGMGVENMVQGFTYGEDRHEFLSQLDRTWDQIQLRY; via the coding sequence ATGAAAACGAAACCTTGGTTTGCAGGTGGCCTATTAGCAGGCGCGGCGATGCTTGCCGGCTGTGGGGAAGATGCAGGGGACGGCACCGTTCAATTGGAGTTTTTCTCGAATAAAACAGAAAACACCGGTACGTACCAGGCACTCATTGAAGAGTTTGAGGAGCAGCACCCCGGTATTGAGGTGAACCTGTATGCCCCGCCTGATGCAGAAACAGTCCTTCGAACAAGACTTGTAAAAGATGATATGCCGGACCTCCTTGCCATCGCAGGCAGTGCTTTATACGGAGAGCTGGTCAGTGCAGGAATGCTTCAGGATTATGAAGGGGATCCGGTGCTTGATAACATTCAGGAATCATACTTAGGAATGCTGGAGGAACTGGAAGGTTCAGACACGCCTGGTATTCACGGGGTACCGTTTGCGGCCAACGCCAACACGGTCATTTACAACAAGGAGATGATGGAGGAGCTTGGCGGCGACATTCCGGAAACGTGGGATGAGTTTATCGAACTTTTGGAGATGGCAGAGGAAGCGGAGGAAATCCCGATTCTGTTTACCCTTCAGGAGGCATGGACGATTATGCCGGCGTGGAATGCCCTTGCAGGAAACCTTCAGCCGGAACGATTTGCAGAGAGAAAGTCCGAAGGTGAACTCACATTTGCCAATACACACGTGGAAGTGACGGAGAAGCTGGAGGAACTTTTGGAATATGGTCATTCCCGCATGCACGGCATCGGCTATAACGACGGCAACCGGGAATTTTCCCAGGGGAACGGCCTGCTGTACTTTCAGGGGAACTGGGCAGTGCCTGAAATCCTCAGTTTAAATCCCGATATGGAGCTTGGTGTATTCGCCCTGCCGGTGACGAACAACCCTGAAGAAAACAAGCTTGTGTCCGGCGTCGATGTTCTCCTGACGGCACTGGAGGATACAGACCATCCGGAGGAAACAGATGCGTTTATTTCGTTCCTGCTGGAAGAGGGGCCTTCTACTCAGTACATGGAAGAACAGGCTGCCTTTTCTGTGCTGCAGGGAGTCGTGACGGACGATCCGGCCATGGAGGGCATTGCGGATCACTTTGAAAATGATCAGATTACCAGTTTCCCGGACCACTTTTATCTTCCGGGTATGGGTGTTGAAAACATGGTACAGGGATTTACTTACGGCGAGGACCGTCACGAATTTCTGAGTCAGCTTGACCGCACGTGGGATCAAATTCAACTCAGGTATTAG
- a CDS encoding VOC family protein, translated as MKLGAFSVSLSVKDIQKSKAFYENLGFEILGGNEDQNWLIMKNESTVIGLFQGMFEKNILTFNPGWNQNAQNLDSFTDIRKLQKQLKGKGVNFQTEADEAGEGPASFTIEDPDGNPILVDQHR; from the coding sequence ATGAAACTAGGGGCGTTTTCCGTAAGTTTGAGTGTAAAAGACATTCAGAAGTCAAAAGCGTTTTACGAAAACCTGGGGTTTGAAATCCTGGGAGGGAATGAGGATCAAAACTGGCTCATCATGAAGAATGAAAGCACAGTCATAGGGCTGTTTCAGGGCATGTTCGAAAAGAATATCCTTACGTTTAATCCGGGTTGGAACCAAAATGCCCAGAATCTTGATTCGTTTACGGACATCCGGAAACTTCAAAAGCAGCTTAAGGGAAAAGGGGTAAATTTCCAGACTGAAGCAGATGAAGCGGGTGAAGGACCTGCGAGCTTTACAATTGAAGATCCGGACGGCAATCCGATTCTCGTGGATCAGCACAGGTAA
- a CDS encoding glycoside hydrolase family 13 protein yields the protein MERKWWKEAVVYQVYPRSFMDSNGDGIGDIKGIMSRLDYLKDLGIDVIWICPIYKSPNEDNGYDISDYKDIMDEFGTMEDFDELLAEAHKRGLKIIMDLVINHTSADHEWFIESRKGKDNPKRNYYIWADPSEDGSEPNNWESIFGGSAWEFDEESGQYYMHIFAKGQPDLNWENPDVRKDLYDMVNWWLDKGIDGFRVDAISHIKKTPGFPDMPNPEGKKYVPSFAGHMNQPGIQEFLSEFKEETLDHYDVMTVGEANGVTVDDAHLWVGEENGKFNMVFQFESLDLWGKDTDEGIDLPAFKQSYTRWQKGLDGVGWNALFLENHDVPRSVSTLGDDKTYRTVSAKALATMYFLMQGTPFIYQGQEIGMTNVQFDSIDDYDDVDAHNLYKNLTAEGKSHEDVMKIIWKRGRDNSRTPMQWNSEASGGFTTGKPWMKVNPNYTEVNVEDQKEDPASVYEYYKTLIRLRKNHDVLLYGSYDILLPDHEKLFAYTRTLHGETVLVVTNMSGEQVPFELPKDQQFTGAEKLLGNCETEERDINCFDLKPFEAVVYKVK from the coding sequence ATGGAACGAAAATGGTGGAAAGAAGCAGTTGTGTATCAGGTTTATCCAAGAAGTTTTATGGACAGCAACGGTGACGGCATTGGGGACATTAAAGGGATTATGTCCAGGCTTGATTACCTGAAGGATCTCGGCATTGACGTGATCTGGATCTGCCCGATCTATAAATCCCCGAACGAAGATAACGGGTATGACATCTCTGATTACAAGGATATTATGGACGAGTTCGGGACGATGGAGGATTTTGACGAGCTCCTGGCCGAAGCCCACAAGCGCGGCCTTAAGATCATTATGGACCTCGTGATCAACCACACGTCCGCGGATCACGAATGGTTTATCGAGTCACGTAAAGGGAAAGACAACCCGAAGCGCAACTATTATATTTGGGCCGATCCGAGTGAAGACGGGTCGGAGCCGAACAACTGGGAAAGTATCTTTGGCGGGTCTGCCTGGGAGTTCGACGAGGAGAGCGGCCAGTATTACATGCACATCTTTGCCAAAGGGCAGCCGGACTTGAACTGGGAGAACCCGGATGTGCGAAAAGACCTGTACGACATGGTCAACTGGTGGCTTGATAAAGGGATTGACGGCTTCCGTGTGGATGCCATTTCCCACATTAAAAAAACACCGGGCTTTCCTGATATGCCGAATCCCGAGGGAAAAAAATATGTACCGTCCTTTGCCGGACACATGAACCAGCCTGGTATCCAGGAGTTTCTTTCTGAATTCAAGGAGGAAACCCTCGATCACTACGACGTGATGACGGTCGGGGAAGCAAACGGGGTTACCGTTGACGATGCCCACCTCTGGGTCGGTGAGGAAAACGGAAAGTTCAACATGGTGTTCCAGTTTGAGTCCCTCGACCTCTGGGGCAAGGACACAGATGAAGGCATCGATCTACCTGCTTTTAAACAGAGTTATACGAGATGGCAGAAAGGCCTTGACGGCGTCGGCTGGAACGCTTTATTTTTGGAAAACCATGACGTTCCCCGTTCCGTTTCCACACTTGGGGATGATAAGACGTACCGCACAGTGTCTGCCAAGGCGCTTGCGACGATGTATTTCCTCATGCAGGGAACGCCGTTTATTTATCAGGGGCAGGAGATCGGGATGACGAACGTTCAGTTTGATTCGATTGATGATTACGATGATGTGGATGCCCATAACCTGTACAAAAACCTGACGGCTGAAGGGAAATCACACGAAGATGTGATGAAGATCATCTGGAAGCGGGGCCGTGACAACTCCAGAACGCCGATGCAGTGGAACAGTGAAGCGAGTGGCGGCTTTACGACTGGAAAGCCGTGGATGAAGGTGAACCCGAATTACACAGAGGTGAACGTGGAGGATCAGAAAGAAGATCCGGCTTCGGTGTACGAGTATTACAAAACACTGATCCGCCTTCGGAAGAATCACGACGTTCTTCTGTACGGATCCTATGACATTCTTCTTCCGGACCACGAGAAGCTCTTCGCCTATACCCGTACCCTCCACGGGGAAACGGTCCTGGTGGTGACGAATATGTCAGGGGAGCAGGTACCGTTTGAACTGCCAAAAGACCAGCAGTTTACCGGCGCAGAGAAGCTTCTCGGCAACTGTGAAACAGAAGAAAGAGACATCAACTGCTTTGATTTAAAGCCGTTTGAAGCGGTTGTTTATAAAGTGAAGTAA
- a CDS encoding alpha-glucosidase, producing the protein MEGTNWWTGAVFYEIYMPSFCDGNGDGIGDFKGITSKLDYLAELGVDAIWLTPYYVSPKVDNGYDIEDYYNVDPDYGTMNDFEDFITRAHEKGLKVIIDLVLNHTSSAHNWFLQSKSSKKNPKRDWYIWKDGTGSGPPNNWESFFGGSAWEYDEQTGQYYYHAFAKEQADLNWSNPEVKQALFEVMRFWLEKGIDGFRLDVINFLTVDRTFRNNPKDQNGEQIHLYDKDQDGILEILKEINSFVKQYDDRFLLGEVGSEDLAVLNQYLEPGLMDAVFNFNLGSMAELDSDELFLQLKKMDEQLGSNELPTLFFSSHDMSRHISRFGRPEEVIAKLMSTLILTAKGIPFIYYGDEIGIRDFCAGDITEMKDIQGLTVYKLALEEGKGEEEALEKANQSSRDKSRTPMLWNDEKYSGFSTSDPWISLSLEKTKNVSAQFSDPSSLLCYYKSLLQLRKQLPALMNGSYKRLNKKGDVIFYTKEANNQEVHVALNFSSAPQSFSDIKLSEVELVISSKRDKLDSDKGALLNLLPFEALVFTQRG; encoded by the coding sequence ATGGAGGGAACGAATTGGTGGACAGGTGCGGTTTTTTACGAAATATACATGCCTAGTTTTTGTGATGGGAATGGTGATGGCATTGGAGACTTTAAGGGTATTACGTCAAAGCTGGATTATTTAGCAGAATTAGGTGTGGATGCCATCTGGCTCACACCTTATTATGTCTCTCCCAAGGTGGATAATGGGTACGATATTGAAGATTATTACAACGTTGACCCTGATTATGGAACGATGAATGATTTTGAAGATTTTATTACAAGAGCTCATGAAAAAGGACTTAAGGTAATCATAGACCTTGTGCTGAACCATACCTCCTCGGCACACAACTGGTTTTTGCAGTCCAAATCTTCAAAGAAAAACCCGAAGCGTGATTGGTATATTTGGAAAGATGGGACCGGAAGTGGCCCCCCGAACAATTGGGAATCGTTTTTTGGAGGCTCAGCCTGGGAGTACGATGAACAAACCGGACAATATTATTATCACGCTTTTGCTAAGGAACAGGCGGATTTAAACTGGTCTAACCCCGAAGTGAAACAAGCACTGTTTGAGGTAATGAGATTCTGGCTTGAGAAAGGTATAGACGGATTTCGGTTGGATGTTATTAACTTTCTTACTGTTGACCGTACGTTTAGAAATAACCCAAAAGATCAAAACGGGGAACAAATTCATCTATACGATAAAGACCAGGATGGCATTTTGGAAATCTTAAAAGAAATTAATTCATTTGTGAAGCAGTACGACGATCGTTTTTTACTGGGGGAAGTAGGTTCTGAAGATTTAGCTGTATTAAATCAGTATCTGGAGCCTGGGCTGATGGATGCGGTATTTAATTTTAACTTAGGAAGTATGGCTGAATTAGACAGTGATGAACTCTTTTTGCAGTTGAAAAAAATGGATGAACAACTCGGCTCGAATGAACTTCCAACACTCTTTTTCAGCAGCCACGATATGTCACGCCATATCTCTCGTTTCGGACGACCTGAAGAAGTGATAGCTAAACTAATGAGTACACTTATTCTGACTGCTAAAGGAATACCGTTTATTTACTACGGGGATGAAATTGGAATCAGAGATTTCTGTGCCGGTGACATCACAGAAATGAAAGATATACAAGGGTTAACGGTCTATAAACTAGCACTGGAGGAAGGGAAAGGAGAGGAAGAAGCGCTTGAAAAAGCTAATCAAAGCAGTCGTGATAAATCAAGAACTCCCATGCTGTGGAATGATGAAAAGTATAGTGGCTTTTCAACATCTGATCCATGGATATCCTTATCACTGGAAAAAACCAAAAATGTAAGCGCTCAATTTTCGGACCCCTCTTCTCTTTTGTGCTATTACAAGTCGTTACTACAGTTGAGGAAGCAATTACCCGCATTAATGAATGGAAGCTATAAAAGGCTGAATAAAAAGGGCGATGTTATTTTCTATACAAAAGAAGCAAATAATCAGGAAGTTCATGTTGCACTAAACTTCAGCAGTGCACCCCAGTCCTTTTCAGACATAAAACTGTCAGAAGTTGAATTGGTTATCTCCAGCAAGAGGGACAAGCTGGACTCAGATAAGGGTGCTTTACTGAACCTGTTACCATTTGAAGCTTTAGTTTTTACTCAGAGAGGATGA
- a CDS encoding carbohydrate ABC transporter permease, with product MKNRQRSFLYMTIPALVLFFLFHTYPLLQGVFYSFTNWRGYGDWEFVGFSNYLNVFQDMRAWSAYGFTFQFAIVSTILVNIFSLIVALGLNANIKFQKTLRAIYFLPNILSILIVGFIFQFIFTIFLPQLSDILGIQALSANILGSPDYAWIGIVIMAVWQAVAFNTILYLAGLQTVPGDVYEAASIDGASPWKRFSKITFPLIAPFFTINMVLALKTFLMVFDHIIALTGGGPGHATESISLLIYTGGFEGGQFGYQSANAVIYFLIIVGFSVFQLRILQKREVQL from the coding sequence ATGAAAAACAGACAGCGATCGTTTCTTTATATGACAATACCTGCACTTGTGTTGTTTTTCTTATTCCATACGTACCCGCTGCTTCAAGGTGTGTTTTACAGCTTCACGAACTGGCGGGGGTACGGGGATTGGGAGTTTGTCGGGTTTTCCAATTATCTTAATGTCTTTCAGGACATGAGGGCGTGGAGTGCCTACGGATTTACCTTTCAGTTTGCCATTGTGTCTACGATTCTTGTAAATATCTTCAGCTTAATCGTGGCGCTCGGATTAAATGCGAATATTAAATTTCAGAAGACGCTCAGGGCGATTTACTTTTTGCCGAACATCCTGAGTATTCTAATTGTCGGGTTCATCTTTCAGTTCATCTTCACGATCTTTTTGCCCCAGCTCTCGGATATTTTAGGCATTCAGGCGCTTTCAGCCAATATTCTTGGAAGTCCGGATTACGCCTGGATCGGGATTGTGATCATGGCGGTCTGGCAGGCGGTGGCGTTTAACACCATCCTGTATCTCGCAGGTTTGCAGACTGTTCCGGGAGATGTATACGAAGCGGCATCCATTGACGGAGCGAGTCCGTGGAAACGATTTTCTAAAATTACGTTTCCGCTTATCGCACCGTTCTTTACGATTAACATGGTACTGGCGTTAAAAACGTTTCTGATGGTTTTCGACCACATCATTGCACTGACGGGGGGCGGACCGGGCCATGCCACGGAATCCATTTCTCTATTAATCTATACAGGAGGATTTGAAGGCGGGCAGTTCGGCTATCAATCTGCCAATGCGGTCATCTACTTCCTTATCATTGTAGGCTTTTCGGTCTTTCAACTACGAATCTTGCAGAAGCGGGAGGTGCAGCTGTGA
- a CDS encoding BtaManbiosPhlase, with protein sequence MNVYRYEENPLVSPGDVTAHRDDFEVIGAFNAGITEYNGEVIMLLRVAERPISNDPAIVKAPVLDPETGELTVMELNKEDPAFDFSDPRTISRAGNPDSFVYLTSLSYLRIARSIDGRHFTIDDQPFIFPSNELESFGIEDPRITKIEDTYYIYYSAVSPVGVGESLVSTKDWEHIEHMGMIFAPENKDVLIFPEKINGKYFALHRPVPKSTGAPEIWIAESDNLRYWGNHKYLIGLREGMWDNGRIGGGAVPIKTEAGWLELYHGASSDNRYCMGAVLLDLNNPAKVLARSEKPILEPEAEYEVNGFFGNVVFSCGALVEGDVVKMYYGAADDSMACAELSLKEILNSLTCEKGVKIPGLIN encoded by the coding sequence ATGAATGTTTATCGTTATGAGGAAAACCCGCTTGTGTCACCGGGAGATGTGACTGCACACCGGGACGATTTTGAAGTCATTGGCGCATTTAATGCCGGTATTACAGAATATAATGGTGAAGTAATCATGCTGCTCAGGGTGGCAGAGAGACCAATCAGTAATGACCCTGCTATCGTTAAGGCCCCTGTATTAGACCCGGAAACCGGTGAGCTCACGGTAATGGAACTGAACAAAGAGGACCCTGCGTTTGATTTCTCGGACCCGAGAACCATTTCGAGAGCAGGTAATCCGGACAGCTTTGTTTATTTAACCTCCTTATCTTACCTGAGGATTGCCCGGAGTATAGATGGGCGTCACTTTACGATTGATGACCAGCCGTTCATTTTTCCGTCGAATGAATTAGAGTCCTTTGGTATTGAAGACCCTCGCATAACGAAAATTGAAGATACTTATTATATTTATTACAGTGCTGTTTCTCCTGTTGGTGTTGGAGAATCACTGGTGTCCACTAAAGACTGGGAGCATATTGAACACATGGGTATGATCTTTGCTCCTGAAAACAAAGATGTACTCATATTTCCTGAAAAAATTAATGGGAAATATTTTGCACTTCACAGGCCGGTGCCGAAAAGTACGGGTGCTCCGGAAATATGGATCGCTGAATCTGATAACCTTCGATACTGGGGGAATCACAAATATCTTATCGGTTTAAGAGAAGGTATGTGGGATAATGGAAGAATTGGCGGTGGTGCTGTACCAATTAAGACAGAGGCAGGCTGGTTGGAGTTATACCACGGGGCTTCTTCTGACAACCGTTATTGTATGGGGGCGGTATTACTGGATTTAAACAACCCTGCCAAAGTGCTTGCCAGGTCAGAAAAGCCTATCCTGGAACCAGAAGCGGAATATGAGGTTAATGGTTTTTTTGGTAATGTTGTTTTCTCCTGTGGTGCTCTTGTGGAAGGCGATGTTGTGAAAATGTATTATGGTGCAGCGGATGATTCTATGGCGTGTGCTGAGCTGAGTCTGAAAGAAATCCTGAACTCACTTACTTGTGAAAAAGGAGTAAAGATACCAGGACTTATAAACTGA
- a CDS encoding carbohydrate ABC transporter permease: protein MKNSKKKNWLVTGLLMLGTLLVLFPLYLTINIALKTPEEMGEPLLSLPNEWRFQNFADAIEVTNFFNAFSNSFLVTFFVVIFTVLTNSLVSYAIARNMHRRLYKVMFYYFVSAMFVPFPIIMLPLVRQTAVWNMDNLVGLIFLYIVFQLSFNVFIYVGYIKSIPVELEEAAIMDGASTWKVFWKVIFPLLAPMNATVAILTALYAWNDFMLPLVILTDPSDATLPLVQYIFQSEFSTNYNLAFASYLLALLPMVLVYIIAQKWIISGVTRGAVK, encoded by the coding sequence ATGAAGAACTCCAAAAAGAAAAACTGGCTCGTTACCGGACTGCTTATGCTTGGTACGCTTCTTGTTTTATTTCCGCTCTATTTAACGATCAATATTGCCCTGAAAACACCTGAAGAGATGGGTGAGCCCCTTTTGTCCCTGCCGAACGAGTGGCGGTTTCAAAACTTTGCTGATGCCATCGAAGTGACGAATTTCTTCAATGCTTTCAGCAACAGTTTTCTGGTGACGTTCTTTGTTGTTATTTTCACGGTGCTGACGAACTCCCTTGTGTCGTATGCGATTGCGAGAAACATGCACCGCCGGTTGTACAAAGTGATGTTTTACTATTTCGTGAGTGCCATGTTCGTTCCTTTTCCGATCATCATGTTGCCGCTTGTCCGCCAGACAGCCGTGTGGAATATGGACAACCTGGTCGGATTGATCTTTCTCTACATTGTGTTCCAGCTCTCCTTTAACGTATTTATTTACGTGGGATACATTAAGTCAATCCCGGTGGAGCTTGAAGAAGCAGCGATTATGGACGGAGCCAGCACATGGAAGGTATTCTGGAAGGTCATCTTCCCGCTTTTGGCACCGATGAATGCCACAGTGGCAATCTTAACAGCGCTCTATGCCTGGAACGACTTTATGCTTCCCCTAGTGATACTGACCGATCCAAGTGACGCGACATTACCGCTCGTTCAGTATATCTTTCAGTCGGAATTCAGTACGAACTACAACTTGGCGTTTGCTTCGTACCTGCTGGCCCTCCTGCCAATGGTTCTCGTGTATATTATTGCCCAGAAGTGGATCATCAGCGGAGTTACGCGCGGCGCGGTCAAATAG
- a CDS encoding MTP-1 family protein, giving the protein MKELVKNEVKTCRDLVKEYIGVPQPEAPEKIQFSGVEGRDVYNITAPFKDGEEYVIAGRVEERDSEHSEVYFFVNRGGEWVPRKGDPVFKLQDPFFTRIRGELVLGGVEIFPHPEIESALGWRTVFYKGKTISKLKKLTVGPDGMKDLRLVELMDGSVGIMTRPQGEKGGRGEIGFVKVPSLEDVSIEVINDAPLLEGQFIKEEWGGANEIHLLSNGLLGVLGHIACFDEEENRHYYPMVFALNPDTGDFSDIRIIARRSDFLEGDAKRPDLADVVFSGGIVRNENGTADLYAGISDAEAQRITVPDPFLTFEK; this is encoded by the coding sequence GTGAAAGAGCTGGTGAAGAACGAAGTTAAGACTTGCAGGGATTTAGTAAAAGAGTATATAGGTGTCCCTCAGCCGGAAGCACCTGAAAAAATTCAGTTCTCAGGAGTCGAAGGTCGTGATGTCTATAATATTACCGCTCCATTCAAAGACGGTGAGGAATATGTTATTGCCGGCAGGGTGGAAGAGCGGGACAGTGAACATTCTGAAGTATATTTCTTTGTAAATCGTGGTGGGGAGTGGGTTCCGAGAAAAGGTGATCCTGTTTTTAAACTTCAAGACCCCTTCTTTACCAGGATACGAGGAGAACTTGTCCTTGGCGGGGTGGAAATTTTTCCTCACCCTGAAATTGAAAGTGCGCTGGGGTGGAGAACCGTCTTTTACAAAGGTAAAACGATTTCAAAATTGAAAAAGTTAACCGTTGGTCCGGATGGGATGAAAGACCTTCGCCTTGTTGAATTAATGGATGGGAGCGTAGGGATTATGACGCGTCCACAGGGAGAAAAAGGAGGGAGAGGGGAAATTGGATTCGTAAAAGTCCCTTCCTTGGAGGACGTTTCTATTGAAGTCATAAATGATGCTCCGCTTTTGGAGGGGCAGTTCATTAAAGAGGAGTGGGGAGGAGCGAATGAAATTCACTTACTCTCAAACGGCCTGCTTGGTGTGTTGGGGCATATTGCCTGTTTCGATGAAGAGGAAAATCGTCATTACTATCCAATGGTTTTTGCACTGAATCCCGATACGGGTGATTTCTCTGATATAAGGATTATTGCCCGGCGTTCTGATTTTCTTGAGGGAGATGCGAAACGCCCTGATTTAGCAGATGTGGTATTCAGCGGCGGTATTGTACGTAATGAAAACGGAACCGCTGATTTATATGCGGGAATTAGTGATGCCGAAGCACAACGAATAACAGTCCCAGATCCATTTTTAACTTTTGAAAAGTAA
- a CDS encoding LacI family DNA-binding transcriptional regulator has protein sequence MRKKTIKDVAKEANVSIATVSRILNQTSKGYSEKTKKHVLETMEKMGYSPNAVARSLISRQTRTIGVLFPEISGMVSSEMLHGIEAVANTFGHSVIVCNTNSDQAKTLKYLRILEEKQVEGVIFTSKVLTKEYEKMVRQMNVPFVVLASESEVEDVPHVKVDDELASYEATKFLIEHGHKHIGMLSGNGDDPIAGKPRIDGFKRALKEAKLPCRDTQIAQNNGFYFENGHLAFSKLMASHPETTAVFASSDELAMSAVSAALEYGKRVPDDLSIIGYDNTKLAKMAVPKLTVVSQELESLGRKAAEMLYREIHTGERSPSLTAQHNIVKRDSVKPLSS, from the coding sequence ATGAGAAAAAAGACAATCAAGGATGTTGCAAAAGAAGCTAATGTTTCAATTGCAACGGTATCACGCATTTTAAACCAGACCTCAAAAGGGTACTCGGAAAAGACGAAAAAGCACGTGCTGGAGACGATGGAGAAGATGGGGTATTCACCAAATGCCGTCGCCCGGAGCCTGATCAGCAGGCAGACGAGGACAATCGGTGTGTTGTTCCCCGAGATTTCCGGAATGGTGAGTTCGGAAATGCTGCACGGAATTGAAGCAGTAGCCAATACGTTCGGTCACAGCGTCATTGTATGCAACACAAACTCCGATCAGGCGAAGACGCTGAAGTACTTACGGATTCTGGAAGAAAAGCAGGTTGAGGGTGTGATCTTCACAAGTAAGGTTCTCACTAAGGAATACGAAAAAATGGTCCGGCAGATGAATGTGCCGTTTGTGGTGCTGGCTTCAGAGTCTGAAGTGGAAGACGTTCCCCATGTTAAGGTGGACGATGAACTTGCATCCTATGAAGCGACAAAGTTCCTTATTGAACACGGTCATAAACATATCGGTATGCTCAGTGGAAATGGAGACGACCCGATTGCCGGAAAACCGCGAATTGATGGATTTAAACGGGCGTTGAAGGAAGCAAAACTCCCCTGCCGCGATACGCAGATCGCTCAAAACAATGGCTTTTACTTCGAGAATGGGCACCTTGCTTTCTCAAAGCTGATGGCCAGTCATCCGGAAACAACGGCAGTCTTTGCCTCTAGCGACGAACTTGCCATGAGTGCGGTCTCAGCTGCACTGGAGTACGGGAAAAGAGTGCCCGATGATTTGTCGATCATCGGCTACGACAATACAAAGCTGGCAAAAATGGCGGTTCCAAAACTCACCGTTGTCTCCCAGGAGCTTGAATCTCTGGGGAGGAAAGCGGCAGAAATGCTTTACAGAGAGATTCATACAGGGGAGAGAAGCCCGAGCCTGACAGCCCAGCATAACATTGTAAAAAGAGACTCAGTGAAGCCATTGTCTTCCTAG
- a CDS encoding LacI family DNA-binding transcriptional regulator translates to MGKRVTMQDIADKLKISKNSVSQALSGKPGVSEATRKKIQQTAKSLGYRYSGAKVNTNGGHSAGNIALIASEFAFSLKSFFGEIYLAIDKEVKKRGMNLHVHSIDDVTRDNLVLPEDVENNSVSGIIVLSHISTDYINKIIDLGIPTVMIDHHHPFNHADAILINNRFAAYKAVHHLIELGHQNIGFVGNVDYSPSYLERWEGYLLALKDNDIEAKKELMVTDVAENGDSINNALNQINELPTAWFCTNDGYGFLILTSLQTRGLRVPKDASVCSFDNGQLSRISTPTTTTMNVDLTLYGKRAIEQLFWRMDNPAEPFQETLIDSNIIIRDSTGPVI, encoded by the coding sequence GTGGGTAAGAGAGTGACAATGCAGGATATTGCTGACAAATTAAAAATATCCAAGAACTCGGTTTCACAAGCCCTTTCAGGTAAGCCCGGTGTCAGCGAAGCGACCAGAAAGAAAATTCAACAAACGGCAAAGAGCCTGGGGTATCGCTATTCAGGTGCAAAAGTGAATACGAACGGTGGACACTCTGCCGGGAATATTGCATTAATTGCCTCTGAATTTGCATTCTCTTTGAAAAGTTTTTTCGGAGAGATTTATCTTGCAATTGATAAGGAAGTAAAAAAAAGAGGCATGAACCTGCACGTTCATTCAATAGATGATGTTACGAGGGACAATTTAGTCCTGCCGGAAGATGTGGAAAATAACTCGGTATCAGGAATCATCGTGCTTTCGCACATAAGCACAGACTATATTAATAAAATCATCGATCTTGGCATTCCGACTGTTATGATCGATCACCACCACCCTTTCAACCATGCGGATGCCATTTTAATAAACAACCGTTTTGCTGCTTACAAGGCCGTTCACCACCTTATCGAACTAGGCCATCAGAATATCGGTTTTGTTGGAAATGTTGATTATTCTCCAAGCTACTTAGAACGCTGGGAAGGATACCTGCTTGCGTTAAAAGATAATGATATTGAAGCTAAAAAAGAGCTTATGGTAACAGACGTAGCTGAAAATGGTGATTCCATTAACAATGCACTGAACCAAATAAATGAATTACCCACTGCCTGGTTCTGTACAAATGACGGATACGGATTTCTTATTCTTACCTCCCTTCAAACGAGAGGGTTACGTGTTCCAAAAGATGCGTCAGTGTGCAGCTTTGATAACGGGCAGCTCTCACGCATATCAACACCGACAACTACAACAATGAATGTAGATCTTACATTGTACGGGAAAAGAGCGATAGAACAGCTCTTCTGGAGAATGGATAACCCCGCAGAACCTTTCCAGGAAACGTTAATTGATTCAAATATTATTATCAGGGATTCGACTGGCCCGGTAATTTAA